The genome window TCATAAGGATAATGCATAAAATTGACAATGCAGTTGCGCAATTTTTCATCTTCGTGATTGATCAATGATTTTGGATCCAGCAGTTCTTCTTTTTCAAAAGCAGTTTTGTATTCCTGCAAAATGGCGGCATATACAGGGTTTTGAAATTCCAGTTCCTGCTCTTCTAATGTGGCCAGAACGAATTGAACCACACTTATATCTTCTTCGATTTCATCAGCCCCGTATTCTACCAGGAGGCGGATCACATTTTTTTCCAGCAGGTCATGAATGTTTTCCGCTTCTATAAATTCCTGTTGCGGAGATTTCTTTGCAATATTTGTTTCTTCGGGATCAACGGATTTTTCAGCTTCAGCTTCTTGTCTGCCCAATTTTTTCCGCTGCGCATTTCTGCGCAATTTATTTATGGCATCTATCAACAGTGCTTCTTCCATATCAAGAATCAAGGCGCAGTCTTTGGTGTAGATAGAGCGCTTGAGCGCATCCTTGATCAGCGCAAGACTTTGCACTACTTCGCGCAGTACTTCAGCTCTTTTAGAAGGATTATTTCCCGCCTCTTTTTTTAGATATTTGGCTTTGAAGTGCAGAAAATCATCGCTTTGTTCCTGTACATAATCTCTAAATCCCTGTCCCCCATTGGCTTTTACAAATGAATCGGGGTCTTCAGATTCGGGCAGCAAAAGCATATTGACATTGATGTCTTCTTCCAGGCAAATATCAAGGCCTCTGAATGCAGCTTTAATTCCAGCAGCATCACCATCGTAAAGCATAGTGATGTTGTTGCTTAGTCTTTTTATCAGACGTACTTGCTCTACTGTGAGCGCAGTTCCTGCAGAAGCCACTACATTTTCTATGCCTGCTTGAGAAAGTGATACCACATCGGTATAACCCTCTACCATATAGCAATTGTCTTCTTTTCGAATGGCTTGTTTGGCCTGAAAAAGTCCGTAGAGCAGTTTGCTTTTATTATAAACTTCTGATTCAGGAGTATTGAGGTATTTTGGTATGGACTTTTCTGTTTTTAGGGCACGACCGCCAAAGCC of Chitinophagales bacterium contains these proteins:
- the dnaG gene encoding DNA primase — encoded protein: MISKASIDKIFNTAVIEEVVGDYVRLKKRGSGYVGLSPWTNEKTPSFHVSPAKNIFKDFSSGKGGSVVTFIMEMEGFSYPEALRYLAKRYNIELEEDTEPDEEYDKQQDLKAAILIANNFACDYYKKQLFETEEGKNIGLSYLKERGFNDETIKRFELGYAAEGWDHLYKTMLKQQFKEEVLTKAGLVKEREKGNIDFFRHRVLFTIHNYIGKVVGFGGRALKTEKSIPKYLNTPESEVYNKSKLLYGLFQAKQAIRKEDNCYMVEGYTDVVSLSQAGIENVVASAGTALTVEQVRLIKRLSNNITMLYDGDAAGIKAAFRGLDICLEEDINVNMLLLPESEDPDSFVKANGGQGFRDYVQEQSDDFLHFKAKYLKKEAGNNPSKRAEVLREVVQSLALIKDALKRSIYTKDCALILDMEEALLIDAINKLRRNAQRKKLGRQEAEAEKSVDPEETNIAKKSPQQEFIEAENIHDLLEKNVIRLLVEYGADEIEEDISVVQFVLATLEEQELEFQNPVYAAILQEYKTAFEKEELLDPKSLINHEDEKLRNCIVNFMHYPYELSENWEKKHEIYSTDRQVILRQDVKTSLQRFLQRKIETMIEELDQEIKNHSGTEEELIEQLKFKKELHKNWSELATGLGSVVTKR